ctcgccacaactagagaaagcgcgtgcgcagcaacgaagacccaatgcagccaataaataaattaattaattaaattaaaagctattaaataaataaataaataaataaaagtcatcagGTCCAGCCACTGAAATACCCTGTACAGATGTTTTGCTAGGTGATAATCCAGCCTAAGATTGAATACCGAATTGACGGGAGATGTAAAATCTGTAATGGGAGCCTATTCCATCTTTAGAGAAATCCAAGTATTAGAAAAATTTTTGGTCACTCTGCTTTATAACTGGAAGGATGGTTAAGTtcacctactagctgtgtgaacacAAGAATTCAGCTTTTCCacccatttactagctgtgtgaccactAACAAGTTATAACATTCTCCCTccctaaatgaaaataacaatatcTTTCTCATTAGAgaattgtgagcattaaatgaggtaatgcaaTTAGTACTTAACCTAGTGTGTAGTACATAAAAATAACAAGatatggtagatattattattgttatttcacATATTTGGTTTTAGGTCTGCCCCTGAAACCACAGGTaaagttttctctctcttctacgTGAAAGACTTACTATATGAAACTTTGACTCTGGACTAAACaaatctatttcatttctttgtttctcataTAATATGGATTTGATAACAGTCATTTATGTCAAATCATGCCAATATGTTTTATCATCCAGTAGGACTTTTCACTTTTCACTCTCATGGACTGAAAGACTTGTCTCTTAttgaaagaattcaaaatattggCAGAACAGGTGAATCAAACATTTTGGAAAGCCAAACACCTTTCCTGTAGCTAAAAAATTACATGCTGAAGGAAGGTACACAGTTTACATATACTTGAGCTGCCCCACATACCCAGAGACAGGATGGGCATCTTACTGCCTCCCTTAAATAGAGCTCCATGagatctttaatttcctttcttcctaaCTATTCCCTACTGTTTTTCAAAGAGTATGTTGAAGAAAAACCATAAATCTAAGCACtcagcagacatagagaatggacttgaggacacggggagggggaagggtaagctgggatgaagtgagagagtggtatggacatatatacactaccaaatgtaaaatagatagctagtgggaagcagctgcatagcacagggatatcagctcggtgctttgtgaccacctagaggggtgggatagggaggatgggagtgagacgcaagagggaggggatatggggatatatgtatatgtatagctaattcaccttgttatacagcagaaactaacataccattgtaaagcaattatactccaacaaagatgttaaaaaaaaaaaaaagaagtgggggaggtggggaaaaggaggaggaagaggaagaggagaacaagaacaagaaaaaaatacttgccTGTAGTAGAAAAGAGAACATAAGAGTAGATGTTAAAATTCAAATTCCCAGAGCCTGGTATGAGGTTGCTTTTATGGACTCTTAGAGTGACAGACTCATTGTCCCTGGAGTTTCTATACTGTTAGAAACACTTAATGAGAGCCCAGGCATCCCTAATTAAGTGCCAATGTTCTGAGCATTAGAGAAGCAGGACATGCTGCTTTAGGGAGTTGAAATAAAGTCTCAGGTAAACTGTAATCCTTCATGGTGACTTCATAAGAGCTCTCCCCAAAAGAGACTGACTTGGGAGACTTTTAAGCCTTTAGACATTCCTATTTCAATCATGTTTATTTGCTACCACCATCCAACTGCCAATGAAAACAAATTGAGGTCCCCATAAGTTTTGAAAATTTCCAGGGTCACACAGAATGAAGACTCCTCACTTTCACTCAGGTATCTGGCCTAATCTCACCTCCAAATCAGAAGTATCTTCTTCACTTTAGCTGGTAAATACTCATCCGTCTTTGCATGAATACAGATCATGAAGAACAAAATTTCAGGTTAAGAAATTATGGCTTATCTTCTAAGTAATTGGGAATCAGTTAAGAGTTGAAATGAAAAGAgtgatgtggggaaaaaaacagtatTATAGAAAATTAATCCAAGGACTCTATGCAgggttttcttgaaaataaattctGGAGGTAAAGAAAAGTCACTTGGAAGTTAATGCAATGATGTAGTCGTGAAGCTAAGAAAGCTTGACTGTGAGGGGAAAGTGATGATattgaaaaagggaagaaaaggataaaaatcaaactcattgcattgtgaaggaaaaaaatagattagtTTTGTGGTCATGTTTATTTTCTagtcaaaggagaaagaaaaactaaaaagagctGAAGGTTAAATCTTGGGTGAAGTTTGGAGAATGGTAATGCCATTGACTTAAAAAGGCATTTAGAGAGCAAGCTTACTGTGgcaaagaaatgaattttaaatgagtCAGGTTTTGTGGTACTATCAGGGCACTGagattaaatgaaaaatgtatataagACATGAGTACAGTGATTGTCACAAAAAGACTGCTTGACAAAGGTTAgctctattattaatattatttttcaagcagAAATCTCCaaagaatatttgaatatattaaacTTATTCTCAAGAGTTAGGTATTAACACATTCATGTCATTTCGAATGAAGGTACTATTTGATTCAcagaccctcagaatgggagaaaatatttgcaaatgaagcaactgacaagggattaagctccaaaatatacaaacagctcatgcagctcaatatcagaaaaacaaacaacccacccaatcaaaaaatgggtggaagacctcaatagacatttctccaaagaagacatacagatggccaagaaacacatggaaagatgctcaacatcactaattattagagaaatgtgaaccaaaactgcaatgaggtataacctcaaactggtcagaatggccatcatcaaaaaatctacaaacaataaatgctggagagggtgtggagaaaagagaaccctactacactgttggtgggaatgtaaataggtacagccactatggaggttccttaaaaaactaaaaatagagctaccatatgacccagcaattccactcctgggcatatatctggagaaaaccataattcgaaggGATACATggaccccaatattcattgcagcactacttacaatagtcagaacatggaagcaacctaaatgtccatcaacagaagaatgggtaaaaagatgtggtacatatatacaatggaatattactcagccataaaaagaccaaaataatgtcttttgcagcaacatggatggacctagaaattgccattctgagtgaagtaagtcagaaagaaaaagacaactagtgtataatatcgcttatatgtggaatctagataaatggttcagatgaacttatttgcaaagtagaaatagagtcacaaatgtagaaaacaaacttatggttaccaaggggggaagcgggGTGGGaagaagtgggagattgggactgacatatatacactactatatataaaatagataactaatgagaacctgctgtatagcacaagaaactctactcagtgctctgtgatgacctaaaggGAAAGGAAATCTAAAAGAGAGGATATacgtacatgtataactgattcactttgctgtacagcagaaactaacacaacattgtgaagcaactatactccaattaaaaaaatagtttattcaCGGAACTAAAGAAGTCTACATAGCatgaaacaaaaaagcaaagagcCAAAGATGAAATTTTTGTTGACACCAAAATTTAGGgcatgagaaagagaaataaagacaattaaaaCTTACAGGTTAGGACAAAAGCCATATAGGCAACAAAATTTACTTACAGGTAACACACTTATCCAGGAAACGAATGTACTCCTACTTTCACACTCCATGTCTGTAACTGGCAAATAACAATTAACCACAAAACAACACATTTAATTTAAAGAGGAAACTAGAAACTTTAAATTTATCTGAGAAAAACAggtaattttcagcatacagtACTTGCATCTTATCCTTAGTTCAATTTGTTGTTAAAATGGCAGCTATATCAGGTAATAGTCAGGATAAGTCTCCGGTGTAACAgacccaaataaaaaataactttaaaaaagataatggagaacagtatggagattccttaaaaaactaaaaatagaactaccatacgacccagcaatctcactactgggcataaaccctgagaaagccataattcaaaaagagtcatgtaccgcaatgttcattgcagcactatttacaatagccaggacatggaagcaacctaagtgtccatcaactgatgaatggataaagaagatatggcacatatatacaatggaatattactcagccataaaatgaaatgaaattgagttatttgtagtgaggtggatggacctagagtctgtcatacagagtgaagtaagtcagaaggagaagaacaaataccgtatgctaacacatatatatggaatctaaaaaaaaaaaaagattctgaagaacctaggggcaggacaggaataaagacgcagatgtagagaatggacttgaggacatggggagggggaagggtaagctgggacgaagtgagagagtggcatggacatatatacactaccaaatgcaaaaccgatagctagtgggaagcagctgcatagcacagggagatcagctcggtgctttgtgaccacctagaggggtgggacagggagggtgggagggagatgaaagaggggagatatggggatgtatgtatatgtatagctgcttcactttgttataatgcagaaactaacacaccattgtaaagcaattattctccaataaagatgttaaaaaaagtaattaaggaacaaaaatattacaaaataaactttagaatgtaattgttaaaaaaataagatagaagtgtatttttctttaacgAGATTCTGGAGATAGGAGTCTACAGTGAGTTTGGCAGCCTGTTCTGCTTCACAAAGCTATTGGGCATCTGTGCCCTTTCCAGCAATTAATTCCACTCTTCACACAGCATGTTCTTTATCTTCATGGTCCAAGATGGCACTCGAGCTCCAGTGGGATAGAAAAGGAggcaaagaaaatggaagaggaaaagagcaaatcctgtaatgaaatatttataagtaCAGTCTGGACCTGGTTTTAAAGTGATGGCTAAAAACTCTCACCTCAGCCACTTTGCTTACAGAGCTCCCACTCTCCACAACGACACATCCTGCAACCACCTCCTTTATGGGGTCTCACACTCCAGGGGCCACTAGGCTTACTCCCAATCACCTGTTTGGACCAGGTACCAAACAACCCGGGACAGGCTCTATACCCCACAGCGTAcgtatattttctcccattccttaggttgcctttttattttgctgattgtttcctttgctctaTAAaaggggattgttttcttaattcatttttcaggtagtttgttATTATCtataaatgcaactgatttttatatgttgatattATATCCTGCAAGTTTcctgaatttgtttattggttttaaCAGTTTTTCAGTGGagcctttagagttttctatatacaagatcacgTCATCTATAAATAGAGAAActtaacttcttcctttctggttaggttgccttttatttcttttacttgcttAATtcttctggctaggacttccagtactatgttgagtagaagtggtgagagtgggccccCTTGTCCTGTCCTTGGTCTTGGGGGAAGAGCTTTCAAGTTTATCCTCGGTGTAGGCTGCATGTACCCTCCTGTTGTGGTTGGGCCATGATTGCTGTGGGTGCCCTGGAGGGCAAGGCTGGCCCTGGCCCAGCTGGCTCAGAGGTTTGACCACACCTACTGTGAATGTGCTAATGTGTGGGGCTGTTCCCTGGCATGAGTGGCTGCAAGTTGGGCTTACCATTTGCAGGCTTACTAGTGTGCGGGGCTAGCCTAACAGAGCAGGAACTGCTTTGGAGGGGTACCAGTGCCGGCTGAGGTGGCTCACTGTGGTGAAGGAGCATGAGAGCTTCTTTGGAGGGGCCAGCTGGGATGGGTGGATCGGGTGGGGTGCTTACTCAGAAGAATTCTGGAGCAGAGCACACGGTGTTAGTTAGATTGATGAACAGTGACAGAAATATTGCCTGACAGCACTGGGCCATTTAGGTGGAAAGAGTGAAAAACAGGAAATTCCTTGgcgtccagtgtttaggactccgggcttccactgcagggggcacagagttgatcactggtcagggaacgaagaccctgcaagccacggggcatggccaaaaaaaaaaaaaaaagagtgaaaaacatTGGTGCCCACCAGTACTCTGTCCCCAGAGAAAGTTCCACTGGATCTTTGTCCCTCTGGCTCATGCCTTAAAATTAATCAGTGAATCTCCTTCTTGTATGTCCTAGGAACTTTTCaagctgctgcctctgtgctgaAACCCAGAATGGGTGAGTTTGTGTGTGAGCCTTTCAAGGGTGGAGTCTTGGTTTCCCACAGTCCTCCAGCTCTCCTGGACATAAGATCCTTTGGTTTTCAAAGCTAGACATTATGGGGGTTTGTCTTCCCAGTGCCtttcccctgggctggggagcacgACATGGGGCTTGGACCCCTCGTTCATCATGGGGGACCTCTGAGGTTGTGGTATCCCTCCTAGTTGTCGGTTACCACACCAGGGTGTGGTTTCTGACAAGACCGCATCTCTGTGCCTCCTATACATCTCGATGTggccttttttttatattcttagtTGTAGAAAATCTGTTCTGCTAGTCTTTAGGTTGTTTTCAGAGATAGCTGTTCTACATGTaattgtagttttggtgtgtccgtgggaggaggtgagctcagaatcttcctactccaccatcttaacCTGGAACCAAGAAtgggtaatattttaaaacattacagtTGTCTCTAAAACTAGAGAGCCTCACGTTGAATCCTAGATTCAcaatttattgctataaacttggaAATTTGCTTAAATCCTTGGAGCCTTGGTTATCTTGTGCTATATGATTTTAGTACCTCCTTCATTGGGCTTTTGTAGGAATTAAATAATCTGATACATGTAAAGAACTCAGAACAATAACTTACACACAATGAGCACACAATAGTGTTATCTTTGTATAATATTTGCAACATTAAATAACAAGGAACTCCTGCaaagcaacaaaaatgaaaaattaatagaaaGATGGACAAAGGATATGGCACTGACAACAATTGTTAGTTGTACTACCTCACAACTACCTGTTGAGGTAGTACACGTGCCTGACTCACAATGGGCACTCAGTAAAAGTTAGGTCCATTCCCCTTTCCCGTTCATTATCTGCCGTGTATTATCAGAGAGGTAGGGTCACAGGTGCCTCTGTCATTTCCAGTGTTGTGGGGTGTGCAGGAGCTGCCATTTTGGGTGGGGGCCCAAGTCATGGGTGCCTCCACAGCTGGAGGGATGGGGTCACAGACCCCGCTGCTTCTGCCCGTTTACTTTGGCTCTGAGTGCCACTGTGGCTGGGAGGTCAGAGTCACGTGCACCACCTGCTACTACTGGGCTCTCTGGGGCTTTGTGATCAGCTGCTGTGGCCAGTGGGGTAGGGGAGTGCTGGGATTGTAAGCACCACCTCTGCTATTCCTCAGTTTGGCCTCCTTTATGTGTTCCATCCACCCTCCTTTAGATGTACAGATGTGTGGGATTCTCTGACATCCTGGTGTGTTGGGCAGAGGCACCTTTGTTGAGTTGTGGATGTTTTACTGGTTATAGATTGACGGGGAGAGATCAAAGGAGCACCTCACCCTGACATGTTGCTTTATGTGACTCCCATTCGTTAACTCTTGTTACCAATTTTCTTTTCACCATCTACACCAGAGTATTCTCCAAGATGATTTCCAAGATGAGAAAGTGAATATATACTTCTGTCCtaggaaatgaaaggacactgaaTAGCAACCAAAATCCTATTGCTGTCCATGGTTCTGAAACTCAGACAAaaacagtaaagaaagaaaataggaagaatgaaaaaaaccaaatagGAATTCCCCAAGCCTACCTCATCATGTTGTATGTGTGAACATTCTGTTTCTTCTTACAGTTCTTTTCAGCACCCAGGAGACATTCTCCCTCAGGATTTTTTTTGTCTAGAGATATGTGACCCATAAAAAGGCAGGCAAATtttcagaaagagaggagaagacTTTTGAAAACAAAGAGCTTATCCTGAAATCCCAATATGAACtatcctttcaaatatttttctactgTTTATAATCACTAAGAGTGTCAACCTTAAAAGCCTTCTTACCTATGAATCTGAACACTCAATCAGGtaagagaataaaatagaagACAGGCTGGGAAGTTGACCATAGTTTCTGTTAGTGAGTGATCTGTCTGCTTGctagtattaaaattaaatacccaGTATTTAAAGTTGATTTCCTGTCTTATGATAGACTCTTTATTGTGTCTGTGGATTATGAAAGCACTTTACTTCCACAGTTGTATTGTCACGTCACATTCCTCATTCAGCATGCTTGTTTCTCTAGATATTCTTCAGATTGAATCTTTAATGGCTAGATACTGACACCACAGTGAAAGAAATCATTTAGTACAGAGGAATCTAACtgctaattttctttaaaagttaggaaaagttgtgtgtgttttgttttgttttgcttatccccaaatgaatttttataatattgttcTGTGGGTCAGAAAACCAAAATGATATTTGGCatatcatttttactttaaaccatggtgataaaatcatttaaatacacaaaatatacatggctatcaaaaaaaaaaagctactctGAGTTGCTTGAAACAGCCCTTTATGGATGTGTAGTAGAGATTAgataattttctcaaattttctttcagGTATAAAGTCTAGAATCCCTCAAAGTGTTTCCCAGTTCATTCTCTTTTTTACTCTAGTCACATCAGATCATTTTTTCTTCTGCCCTCAGTGATTTCTCAAAACTGAACTATTTCCCTGTTATAGGACACTCTCCAATATCTGCATGTCTATTCAAATTTCCTTACcgttcttatttttctctcagtGCCTCTCACATTTATAAGTTTCCCACACACCCTTGTTTTTTCCCTCCTAATATGCAAGAGCCAATTCATTGCATctgtaaataaaaagaacaataaaaataacaaagaggAAGCTATTTCATTAGTTGTGTCTGCTTTTGTCAGGGtacctgaagaaaaataaaagccatgtaCTTTGCAAATAATGGAGGAAAAGAGATTCAAAAGGTTTCCTGCCTTTCAGTAAATAGTGCAAATATCAAACTTCATTATAACTAACTTACTTACAATTCCTCAAGAGTTTTAGCAGTCACTGAAGAAAAGACTATTATTTCAATCCTGTGAATGAAATGAAAGTTAATGCATTCCTTTAGTAGAAAACAAGAATTTTATTTGATagaaaagtcaaaagagaaaacacaattttcaaatgagagaaaatggaaatttgTGACCATTTTGGAGAGAGCTGATATAAAGCAGACAGACTTGTGGTGTCATAAAAGATAACCTGATGGCCAGTGACACATTGTTGGAACTAGAAGTAAAGAAGGTGAATTTCACTTGGGGTcgaatatttcttaatatttgaaGAGCAAGTTTATGGaggcaaaataaattaaaaaaaacacttcagaaaACAGATCATAAGAAAAGACAAGATTTTAAGGGGGTTGAAGCCATACATATTTCAAAGAGAGGACAGTATAAGGTTAAATAAGGAAGTGGTGAGCTCATCTGAGAAAGAATTTTTCTTATCCAGGGATTTGGCAATTTGGGAAATGAAAAAGAGTCCCAGGGCAACTAGAGAGTAGAAGCACAATAACATTTGTCATCAAAGTAGTATTTTAAGGATCCTGTTTTGAGAAAATATAAGGCTCAGATCATAGGAAAAAACTAAGCTCATCATCACATATAGCagtaataaaatttcaaatatatctcTGGGTAATATCTGATTAATGTGGTCTTATTTCTTACCCCAGTAAGGCTTTATGACATTTCCAAGGGTGGGGGTCAGAAAGGGATCAGTATAAGAACACCACTAGCTCCATTAACAGTCTAAGATGAGGAAaagctattactattattttaaagagcattttggtttaaaaaaaaaaactttattgttgTAATGAGTTTATCCCTGTCtatttttctaaagttaaaaTCCTTAAGATGGCTTGTTAGGTCTAGAGATAGCAGTGTGGTGGACTACTTAAAAAGTTGCCTCCTGTTAGAGTTAACTTAGAAAGATGAAAGGAATGTTTTACCAGAATGTAGAAGTTCACAGCCAGAGAACATAGGAGGCTGCAATGTCTTCTAAATtactgggagaaagaaaaacattaatgaCTAATCTggtaaagaaaaaagtgattGACTTATGGTCCATAAGAGACAGGTAGCCttaatattttaactttctaATGGCCTAAATACAGCACCACCTCTGAGATTGGGATTGTAGAGAACAGCAGCTCTattccttaaaacattttttttttcttctttttccttaaaacatttttgtctcGGCAAGAAATCCTGGGCTGGAAGGACTGGTTCTCATTAAAGATAGTGTTCCacatattattttgtcttttttttaaagtgatgctGAACCAAACTTCAATCACTGAATTTCTTCTCCTGTGAATGATAGACATCCAGGAActgcagccttttctctttgttgtttttcttacaATTTACTTCGTCAGTGTGGTTGGGAATGGAGCCATCCTGATGATTGTCATCTCTGATCCAAGACTCCATTCTCCTATGTATTTCTTTCTGGGAAACCTGTCATGTCTAGATATCTGCTActccatggtgacactgccaaagATGCTGGAGAACTTCCTCTCTACACACAAAGCAATTTCTTTCTTGGGATGCATAATCCAGCTTCAATTCTTCCACTTCCTGGGCAGCACAGAGGCCATGTTGTTGCCCATGATGGCCTTTGACCGCTTTGTGGCTATCTGCAAACCACTTCGTTACACTCTTATCATGAATCATCAGGTCTGTACCCAGATGGTTATCACTATCTGGATCATTGGTTTTTTCCATGCCCTGCTGCACTCAATAATGACCTCTCGCTTAAACCTCTGTGGATCCAATTATATCCATCATTTCTTCTGTGATGTTAAGCCATTGCTGAAGTTGGCCTGTGGGAACATTGAGC
This genomic interval from Balaenoptera ricei isolate mBalRic1 chromosome 11, mBalRic1.hap2, whole genome shotgun sequence contains the following:
- the LOC132375441 gene encoding LOW QUALITY PROTEIN: olfactory receptor 12D1 (The sequence of the model RefSeq protein was modified relative to this genomic sequence to represent the inferred CDS: substituted 1 base at 1 genomic stop codon) — encoded protein: MLNQTSITEFLLLXMIDIQELQPFLFVVFLTIYFVSVVGNGAILMIVISDPRLHSPMYFFLGNLSCLDICYSMVTLPKMLENFLSTHKAISFLGCIIQLQFFHFLGSTEAMLLPMMAFDRFVAICKPLRYTLIMNHQVCTQMVITIWIIGFFHALLHSIMTSRLNLCGSNYIHHFFCDVKPLLKLACGNIELNQWLLSTVTGTVAMGPFFLTLLSYFYIIFYLFFKTHSCSMFHKALSTCASHFMVVVLFYAPVVFTYIHPASGSSMDQDWIIAIMYSVVTPVLNPLIYTLRNKAVKGALRRVIRRRL